The Roseibium sp. Sym1 nucleotide sequence GGAGGCGCCTCCAGCCGTCGTGGAGATTGCCGTGCGCGCGGCCCGTCTGATCGGAGACGGCTTTTACGGTGTCGACCTGAAGGTCATCGGCGACCGGATCGTCGTCATCGAGGTCAATGACAACCCGAACCTCGAACACGGTGTCGAGGATCAGGCCGACAAGGATGCCGTCTGGGACCAGGTGATCCGCTGGTTCGTGCGCCGTCTGGAGACGCGCTGACATCATTGTGGCCAGAAATTCAAGGCAAAAGCCTCGGAAAAGGTTGCCCGAACAGGCTGAATCCCGTATGCCCGGCCCGTTCCGAACCCTTGAACAGCTTACCTGCCTTGTCTGCAGGAGTGAGCAGGAGAGACATGATGATTCAGCTGACTTTCCCCGACAATTCCGTGCGTGACTACGACCAGGGCACCACCGGCCTTGCCGTCGCCGAGGGCATTTCGAAATCGCTGGCCAAGAAGGCCGTGGCGATGACCCTCGACGGAGACCTCAAGGATCTGTCAGATCCGATCACCGGAAACCACCAGATCGAGATCGTCACGAGAGACGATCCGCGTGCTCTGGAACTGATCCGCCACGACGCGGCGCATGTGATGGCCGAAGCCGTGCAGGAACTGTGGCCGGGCACCCAGGTGACCATCGGACCGGTGATCGAGAACGGGTTCTACTACGATTTCAAGCGCGTGCATCCGGACAGCGGCGACGACTGGCCGTTCCATCCCGACGAGCTGCCGGTGATCGAGAAGAAGATGCGCGAGATCATCGCGCGCGGTGCGCAGTTCACCAAGGAAATCTGGAGCCGCGAGGAAGCCAAGACCTATTTTGCCGCCAAGGGCGAGGACTACAAGGTCGAGCTGGTCGACGCGATCCCGGAAGACCAGGAGCTGAAGATCTACAAGCAGGGCCAGTGGCTGGACCTGTGCCGGGGACCGCACATGGTCTCCACCAAACAGATCGGCGATGCTTTCAAGCTGATGAAGGTGGCCGGCGCCTATTGGCGCGGCGACTCGAACAACGAGATGCTGTCGCGCATCTATGCCACCGCCTGGCACAATGAGAAGGAGCTGAAAGGCTACCTTCACATGCTCGAGGAAGCCGAAAAGCGCGACCACCGCAAGCTCGGCCGGGAGATGGACCTGTTCCACTTCCAGGAAGAGGGACCGGGCGTGGTCTTCTGGCACCCGAAGGGCTGGGACATGTTCCAGAACCTGATCGCGTACAAGCGCCGGGTGTTGAAGGACACCTACAAGGAGGTCAACGCGCCGCAGGTGCTGCACACCTCGCTGTGGGAGACCTCCGGTCACTGGGGCTGGTACAAGGAAAACATGTTCGCGGTCCAGTCCGCCGATCCGGACGCGGAAGACGCACGCACCTTCGCGCTGAAGCCGATGAACTGCCCCGGTCACGTCCAGATCTTCAAGCACGGCCTGAAGAGCTACCGCGACCTGCCGCTGCGCCTCGCCGAGTTCGGTGTCGTGCACCGGTACGAGCCGTCGGGTGCGCTGCACGGGCTGATGCGTGTGCGCGGCTTCACCCAGGACGATGCCCATGTCTTCTGCACCGAAGAGCAGATGGCGGACGAGTGCCTGAAGATCAACGACCTGATCCTGTCGGTCTACAAGGATTTCGGCTTTGACGAGATCGTCGTCAAACTGTCGACCCGCCCGGAAAAGCGCGTTGGCTCCGACGAGGCGTGGGATCATGCCGAAGCGATCATGGGCGATGTGCTGAAGCAGATCGAGGCCCAGTCCGGAGGCCGGGTTAAGACCGACATCCTGCCGGGGGAAGGGGCGTTTTACGGCCCGAAATTCGAATACACCCTGCGCGATGCCATCGGCCGCGAATGGCAGTGCGGCACCACCCAGGTGGATTTCAACCTGCCGGAACGCTTCGGCGCGTTCTATGTCGACAGCGACGGCGAGAAGAAGACACCGGTGATGATCCACCGGGCGATCTGCGGTTCGATGGAACGCTTCCTCGGCATCCTGATCGAGAACTATGCCGGTCATTTCCCGCTGTGGTTCGCGCCGCAGCAGATCGTGGTCGCGACGATCACGTCCGAAGCCGATGCCTATGGCCAGGAAGTCGCCGACATGCTCAAGGCCAAGGGGCTGAAGGTTGAGACCGATTTCCGCAACGAGAAGATCAACTACAAGGTCCGCGAACATTCTCTGGCCAAGGTTCCGGTGATCATCGTCTGCGGCATGCGCGAAGCGGAAGAGCGCACGGTCAATGTCCGCCGTCTCGGCTCCAAGGACCAGACCTCCATGGGGCTCGACGAAGCAATCGCGGCCTTTGTCGAGGAAGCGACCCCGCCGGACCTGAAGTAAGGCGATTGCCGTCGGTCCAGGTGAAATGTGACAGTTTGCGCATTGTCCTTCCATGCGGGCATAGCGCCGGTTTGAAGGGCAATGCGCCGTCACAATCGTGAAACAGAATATCTGGTATCGGGTAGAAACTTTGCCGGACGTTTCGAGAGGCCAAGACGACCACCGTGGACCACGCCGAATTCAGTTATGCCAATCCGGACCATCATCCGCTGAAGCGGTGGACGATCCGTGCCATTGAAGGCCTGTCCGGCCGCCGCAAGCTGGTCGACACCTACGAGGTCTGGAAAAGCACGATTGTCGGCACGTCCGACTTTATCTGGAACGATCTTCTCGGCCTGATCAACCTGAATGTCGCCGTGGCGGATGGCGAATGGCCACCGGAGAACCTGCCTGATGGGCCGCTGGTGCTGATCGCCAACCACCCCTACGGGATCGGAGACGGTCTGGCGATTCTCGCGCTGGCGGAGAAACTGAACCGTCCGTTCAAGATCCTCATCAACAACGAGCTCCTGAAGGTTCCGGAAGTCCGGCCGTTCTCGCTGCCGGTCGATTTCGAGGAAACCAAGGACGCGCTGAAGACGAACATGGCCACCCGCAAGGAGGCGCTGCGCCTACTTGAGGGCGGCACCACGATCATCGTCTTCCCCGGAGGCGGTGTCGCCACGGCGGCCAAGCCCTTCGGCCGGGCCGAGGAACTTCCCTGGAAGACCTTCACCGCCAGGATGATCCGCGCCTCCAGGGCGACGGTGCTGCCGCTCTATTTCGACGGCCAGAATTCCTGGCTGTTCCATCTCGTCAGCAGATATTCGCTGACCCTTCGCCTGGCACTGCTGGTGCGCGAGTTCCGGCGCATCCTGGGCAAGGTGATGACCGCCCGCGCCGGCCGGCCAATCCCTTTCGAGACCCTGTCCGGTTTCGGCGACCAGAAAGAGATCATGGATTTCCTGCAGACCAGGGTCCTGGAAATGGCCCCGGCCGACACCAGGAAACGCCTGCTTGGACGGCGGCATTAGGCGCACTCTCTCAAACGCTGCGCCTCAACCGGACACGGTTGGCCAAGCCACGGGATGACAGAAACAAATGACGTAACTTGATTTGAAGTCAGTTGTTTGCGGTCGTCTGCTGGCCCGACAGTTCGCTCAGCGAGGTGACCACCTCGACTTCACGGTCATTGCCGGGGTCGACCTTGAACGTGTGCAGATAGGTCTTGCCGTTGTTGCGGGCCAGCGCTTCGTACTCACCTTCGGCCAGGACGAAGTCGGGGAAGGCACCGGTCGCTTCCACGACCACGTCGCCGCCCGGGCTGAGCACGGACCAGGTGGTGTTGGCGATTGCCTCGCCGCCGCGCTCGTTGACCAGTTTCAGGGTGATGCCGGCGGCCTTGTGGAAGATGGTTGCCTCGGTCAGCTTGCCGGGCAGAACCTGAATATCGGCGCGCACGACCGCGTTGACGTCACCGTAGCGGCTGACAACGTGATAGGTGTCGGCGCCGAGGCGGACGATGGATCCCGGCTTGACGTTTCTTGCGATCACGTTGCGTTCGCCGCGCTGGTTGAAATCCATGCCGAAAATGTCGAAGGAGACCGGTTTGCCGTCAAGGTCGTCGCCGTCCTTGAGCGCGGCGCCGAACTTGATGCCGCCGGCGTTGAGCGTGACCATCTTGGACTGGACTTCCTTGCCGATCACGATGCGGTTGGTGGCTTGCGCGAAACCATAGGCCGTGTGGATCAGGTAGGTGCCCGGATCAAGACGGAATTCCGCATCGCCGCCCTTCGAGGTCGCGACCAGCTGGAGCCGTCCGTCGGCATTGGTGACCTCGGAAAAAATCCGCCAGATCAGGCCATCATCGAGCGGCGGGCTGTCCGGGGTGAGCTTGGCAAGGAGATAGAGAGCGCCTTGCTGCAGGCCGCTGCCGAGGCCGGGCGCAGCGGTGGTGGTGGGCGCGTAGGGCAGGGGCGTGTCGGAAAAGAGCGGCTCCGGTTCCCGGTCCAGCAGATTGATGATCGGGTTTTCAGGTGCCGTCGGCGGCGCGTTGGGGTCCGGTTTGCCGGCCGGAACTGGCGGCAGCTCCTCGGTCTGTGCCAGAGACGTGCCGGAAAGGCCCGCCGAGAGGGCGGCGCAAAGCATCGCGCACAGTGCTGCGCCCCTGACGGCGCGCTTCAATGCCGATCGGCCTGATACGGTTTCGGTCTTCAACATGCCCACTTCATTATCATTGTGGTTCGAAAAATATAACCAGTGTTTTTGTTACATGCCCCGTTGCTTCCCTAATGGGCCTGAAATTTGGGCAAATTCAAGACCCCACCTTCAAAGTTGACAATTACGGTCAATGAATTAGGTGGAACATGTCAATTCAACACGCGGGACAGGACCATCCATGCCGAGTTCGTTCAAAGGGTCTCCGGAAACACTGGCGTTCTTGCGCGGGCGCCGGTCACATCCTGCCGTCACCATGACCGGCCCCGGCCCGAGCGACGACGAGGTCAGGGATATTCTGACCATCGCGGCACGGGTTCCGGATCATGGCAAACTGGCGCCCTGGCGGTTCATTCTCTACCGGCCGGAAAGCGGGGCCCGGATCGGTGCGTGGCTGGTTGACCGGTATGAAGCCCTCAACGGGCCGCTTTCCGGAGAGCCCCGCGAAAAGGAGCTTACCCGCTTCACACGGTCTCCGCTGGTCGTCGGTGTGGTCAGCCGGGCGGCGGAACACCCGAAGATACCGGTCTGGGAACAGCAGCTTTCCGCCGGCGCCGTCTGCATGAATCTCGTTACCGCGGCTTCCGCCAGCGGCTTCGTGTCTCAGTGGCTGACGGAATGGTACGCATTCGACGACGATGCTTCCCGCTATCTCGGAGCCCGTTCCGGGGAACGCTTCGCCGGGTTCGTTCATATCGGCACCGCGACCCAACACCCCGTCGAGCGGCAACGTCCCGAGCTCGACGACCTGATGACCAACTGGACCGAGACCAACTGACCCATGTTTTACGAGACTGAAAAAAACGACCACGGTCTGCCGCACAATCCGTTCAAGGCGATCGTGTCGCCGCGGCCGATCGGCTGGATCTCGTCCCTGGACAAGGAAGGGCGCGCCAATCTCGCTCCCTACAGCTTCTTCAACGCGGTGTGCGACACGCCGCCGATCGTGATGTTTTCGTCCTCCGGCTACAAGGACAGTGTCGCCAATATCGATGCGACCGGCGAATTCGTCTGCAACATGGCCAGTCTTGACCTCAAGGATGCCATGAACCAGACCTCTGCGGCCGTGTCGCACGATATTTCGGAATTCGACCTGTCCGGCCTCGAGATGGCGGCGTCACGTCTCGTCAAGGCGCCCCGCGTCGCCAGGGCGGTGACGGCGCTCGAGTGCAAGCACCTGCAGACGCTGCGCCTGAAAACCGTCGAAGGAAACGATACCGACAACTATGTTGTGTTCGGCCAGGTCGTCGGCGTGCATATCGATGATGCGATGATTGTCGACGGCATGCTCGATGTCACCCTCTTCAAGCCGCTTTCCAGGCTCGGCTACAAGGACTATGCCGCCGTGACCGAAGTCTTCCAGATGGGGCGGCCGAAGGTCTGAAGAAGGGAAGGTTCTTCCCAGCCAGATAGGGAAGGGCACCGGGCGAGTCGGGGGCTTTGTCATTAACCAGTTGCCGACTCAGCTTCTTGCCGGTATTCAGTCGTTGCTCTGCGTATTTTCTTGGCGTGTTTTTCCCAAGAAAAGTCCCGAAATTCTTTGATTTCCACTTTTGCCGACGAACGCATTGGCAGATTTGCTCAGGTGAGCAAGAAAAACAGATCCACCTGACGCTCCTTTCGGCCCTGTCTGTGGGTCGTTAAGGTTTTGTTAACCTTTTCGGCGCGAAAGTTAACGAAGTAATAACTTAGTTCCGTCGAGGAGGAAGCACCATGCGGGTTGCTGACACTGCCTCGGTCGCGTCTCGGATCGAGCTTGCGTTTCAGTCTGCGAGTACTTCAACAGGTACGTCATTCGACTATCTGGTGAAGACGGCCGCTCGGGAATCATCGTTCAACCCGTCGGCCAAGGCTAAGACGTCGAGCGCGACCGGACTGTTCCAGTTCATTGAGTCCACCTGGCTGGAAACAATGAAGGAAGCGGGGCCGAAACACGGCCTGGAGAAATATTCCGATCACATCAAACGGTCGAAAAGCGGCAAGTTCTATGTGAGCGACGCCAAGATGCGCCGGGAAATCCTGGATCTGCGCAAGGATCCGGAAATCTCGTCGATGATGGCCGGGGCGCTGACCCAGAAGAACGCAAACTATCTTCAGAACAAGATCGGCCGTGAGCCGACTGATGGCGAGCTCTACATGGCGCATTTCCTGGGCGCGCATGGTGCAAGCAAGCTGATCAGTGCGACCAACGCCAATCCGGACATGCGCGCGGACAAGATGTTTTCCGCACAGGCCCGCGCCAACAAGCCGATCTTTTACGAGCGCAACGGCAAGGCCAGGTCGATGCAGGAGGTCTACGAGGTCATCGTGTCGAAACATGACGCGGTCACCATGATCGCGAAGGCGAGCGGCAAGAAGGACCTGCGTACATCCGGCGAGCTCTTGAACGTGGCCGCGCTGCCAACGGCAAAGCCTGTCGTCGGGGCGCCGATCAACCAGAACAATTTCGATCATCTTGCCGGCGATCCGGCCGCAGCCTTCGCCATGCAGTCCAAGCCGGTGCCGTCAACCCAGGTGGCCGCCGCCAATGCTGCGGTCCCGCAGCTGCCGGACGAGAACCCGCTGGAGCTTGCCGAGGTGACGGTTCCGATTCCCGAAGGACGCCCGGGACAGCCGGCCGCGACGCCGAGCGCCGTGTTCCTTGAAGAAACCGTCGTGGCTGCCGCCAATCCGTCCGTGCCGCAGAACCCGCGCGAGGCTTCGATCAAGGGTGGCGGTGGCGACTTCGATGCCACCACGCGTGTGCTGTCCGCGTTCCAGGCGACCGAAACGGCAAATCCGTTCGAGGCCCTGTTCCGCAATGACGACGCGTCCGCGCAGGCCGAGGTCAATCCGCGGTTCGCGTCGGCCTTCGCAGCCGTGGAGGAAGCGGCCCTTTTCAGTGCCCTGTCGGGAACGTCCAGCCAGGTGCAGGCCCAGGAACTGGCGCTGTCCGATCAGGGCGGACCGCTGGATCTCACAAGGTTCCTGCGGTTGAAAGCGGAAGAAGAACAACGGGATTTGCTGCCGCCGGCCTGAGCGGCAGAATTCCAAGACCTTGGCAAAATTATAGTGAACCGATCGTTAAGTCTTTGATGTCAGGATGAGACTCGACATTTGGGAAGATCGTTTTACTGCCATGACCCGACACGACATTCTGAACCTGAACAATGACGATGCGCGTCCCCTGGATATCCAGGCTGCACAGGATTTCGCGGAGCGCTGTTTGGCCGCTGATGAAGGCAGCCAGGAACGGACCAGCATGGCAGCGGCACTGACAATTCTTCTCGACGATCCAAGCCGGGCAGTGCGCAAGGCGATTGCCAAAGTGCTGTGCGCGAGCCCCCGCGCACCGGGCCACGTCATCCGCTGTCTGGCCAGCGATGTCGATGAAGTCGCTCTGCCCGTTCTGAGCGCTTCTCCGATACTCTCCGAGGTCGAGCTGGTCGATCTCATGGCCGAAGGCAGCGATGCGGTTCAATGCGCGATTGCCTCGCGGGCGGGGTTGCAGGCGTCTGTCTGTGCAGCGATCTGCGAGGTCGGCTGCGAGGCGGCCTGCAGGCGGCTTCTTGAGAACGGAAGCGCGCGCGTGCTGCAATCCTCGCTGCTGCGTCTTGCCCAGCGGTTCGAGGACCGTCCCGATCTGTGCGATCAGCTCCTGAAGACACGGGATCTGCCGCTTGTCACGCGGTTTCAGCTGCTGATGCGGCTGGCCGAGAACCTGGACGACCATCCGATCGTGCTTGAACGTATCCCGGAAAACCGGCGTGAAACCTTTCTCAGCGACGCGGAGGACAAGGTCGTCCTGCGGCTGGCTCTCGAGGCGGGCGATGACGACCTCACCGGGTTTGTCGAGCATTTGCGGCTCAGCGGCAAGCTGACCACCCGGCTGCTGCTGCGGGCGGTCTGCTGCGGCCGGCTTCGTTTCTTCGCGGCCTCCCTGGCCAATCTCGGCCAGGTGCCCCTGCCGCGTCTTTGCAAGCTGCTGATCACGGTCCGCCGGTCTGCTCTTCAGGCGATTCTCAGAAAGGCCGGTCTGCCCTTGCGCGCCCACCAGGCATTCCTGCTGGCCATCGATATCGCCCGGCAGGCCGATGCGGATTTCACCTATGACCTGCCGCTGGATGAAGCCCGTATGCTGACCGAAACGCTGCTGTCGGAAATGCAGGACGGAGCCCTTGGCGGCGACGAGGACGTGGTCGCTTTCCTGCGCCGCTTTGCGATTGACGTTGCGCGGCTGGAAGCACGCCTCCTGGTCAAGAACAGCGGCCTTCAGGTGACGGCTGCTGCCTGAGGCATGAGCTTTTGGGTCAGGCGCTTCAGTCACCTCTCCCGGTGGGAGAGGTCGGACCGAAGGTCCGGGTGAGGGGGCAGACTTTCCATTGTCTCCCGGGCGTTTGTTCCCTCACCCCAGCCCTCTCCCAACGGGAGAGGGAGTTAAGCAGTGCCATTTTCAGAGCGCTTTTGCTTATTGGGCAAAGTGTCCGCAATTGGCCTCACCCGTTTCGGCAGACACCCATGTTACCTCTCCCTGTGGGAGAGGTCGGACCGCAGGTCCGGGTGATGGGGCAGACTTTTCTGTCTCACCCGGGCGTTTGTTCCCTCACCCCAGCCCTCTCCCAACGGGAGAGGGAGTTAAGCAGTGCCATTTTCAGAGCGCTTTTGCTTATTGGGCAAAGTGTCCGCAATTGGCCTCACCCGTTTCGGCAGACACCCATGCTACCTCTCCCTGTGGGAGAGGTCGGACCGAAGGTCCGGGTGAGGGGGCAGACTTTCCATTGTCTCCCGGGCGTTTGTTCCCTCACCCCAGCCCTCTCCCAATGGGAGAGGGGGCTAAGCCGTGCGACTTGCCGTCTCCGTTCTTCGTTGAAAGTGGGGGCTGGCACAGACTTCATTTTCTTCTGTTGAGGTGTGCCAGGATATCTTCCAGCACGTTTTCTAATTTCTGCAAAATTTCCGAATTCCAGTAACGAATGACCCGATAGCCGCAATTTTCCAAAATCTCGGTTCTTGCCAGATCGGCCCGGATGTTTTCTGCGTGCGGTCCACCATCCAGTTCGACAATCAGTTTCGCGTCATGACACAGGAAGTCGACAACAAACCGGTCGACAGGCACTTGTCGCCGGAATTTCCGTCCGTCTAGTTGACGGTCACGAAGCCTGTACCACAACCGCTTTTCTGGCTCGGTTGAGCGTCTGCGCAGGGATCTGGTGACTGACATGGAAACACACAACGAGCTTTGTTTTTTCATTCGGCGTATTTGCGCCGGCCGCTCTCACGACGAGATGCGACTATCATTTTCATTGTAAGTCATCAGAAATCAATCAGAAGTAGAATTTTCAGGTATGTTGTTTGCGTCATTGCGAAGGCAAAGCGAGAGCCGCTGCAAATGTCAGCAGTGAAAGATGTTCAGGGAAACCGACAGAAAGCCCTCAGGCCTCTTCGTCCTTTTTCGGAAACTGGGCCAGATAGGCGTCGGTGACGTCCTGAAGGGTGTCGAGCAATTCGACCCCGGTCTTGTTGGCTTCGTCCTTGGCGCCTTCCATGACCATCGCGCGGATGGCTTCCACGTAGCGTGCGGCGAGTTCGAGCGGCAGCTTGTCCGGGGAGGGAATGTTCTCGATGAGCTTGCAGAAACCGGCCGCGACCTGGCCGACCAGCGGGAACCCGAGGGTCAGCGCCTGTCCCTTGATGTTGTGGGCGGCCTGGTAGAGGGTTGCCAGCCTGTCCTCGGAAAGCCCGTCGATCCGGATGGCTTCCCAGGCGCTGGTTAGATCCTTCGACTCGTTTTCCATCCAGTTGCCGAAATGCGACGACAACCGTTGCAGCGCGGCTTCCGCCGCCTTGACGGGATCGAATTTCTTGGCTTCGCGGGGGGAAAGTTCGCGGACCTTCGAACGCAGATCGGTCGGTGGGGTCAAGAACTCGTACTCCTGATCCTTGGATGTATCTGCCATGTTCAAAGGTGCCCTCGTCTCCTGGCGCAGCATGCAACTTCTGCGAGGGCATTATGGGCATTCATGTTTAACAGGGCGTTTCCGAAAAATTCATTCGAAACTAATAGCGGAACATTTCCGTCAGGATGCGCTCGTCCCAGCCATGGTCGCTGTCGAACATGATCACGCCCTGCGTGTCGCTCGATTCGCGAACCGTGACATGGGTAACCCGGCGGATCTCCGTGTGATCCGCCGAGGCGCTGACCGGGCGCTTGGCGGCATCGAGGATCTCGATGTCGACACGGGCCCAGTTCGGCAGCAGCGCGCCGCGCCAGCGCCGTGGCCGGAAGGCGCTGATCGGGGTCAGGGCGAGGAGCTGCGCCGTGATCGGCAGGATCGGACCATGGGCCGACAGGTTGTAGGCCGTGCTGCCCGCGGGCGTTGCAACGATGATGCCGTCGCAGATGAGTTCCTCAAGACGGACCCTGCCGTCGACGGAGATCCTCAGCCGGGCCGCCTGCGACGTCTGCCGCAACAGGGAGACCTCGTTGATCGCAAGGGCCTTGTGGTTGTTTCCGTCCTCGTCGGTCGCGGTCATTTCCAGCGGCCGGATCGTGGTGGTATCCGCCTTGGCGAGCCGTTCCTTGAGGTCGTTGTCGCGGTACTCGTTCATCAGGAAGCCGACCGAGCCCCGATTCATGCCGTAGATCGGCTTGCCGCTGCCCATGAAGCGGTGCAGCGTCTGCAGCATCAGGCCGTCGCCGCCAAGCGCCACGATCACGTCGGCATCGGCGGCGGGCACGTTGCCGT carries:
- the thrS gene encoding threonine--tRNA ligase; the encoded protein is MIQLTFPDNSVRDYDQGTTGLAVAEGISKSLAKKAVAMTLDGDLKDLSDPITGNHQIEIVTRDDPRALELIRHDAAHVMAEAVQELWPGTQVTIGPVIENGFYYDFKRVHPDSGDDWPFHPDELPVIEKKMREIIARGAQFTKEIWSREEAKTYFAAKGEDYKVELVDAIPEDQELKIYKQGQWLDLCRGPHMVSTKQIGDAFKLMKVAGAYWRGDSNNEMLSRIYATAWHNEKELKGYLHMLEEAEKRDHRKLGREMDLFHFQEEGPGVVFWHPKGWDMFQNLIAYKRRVLKDTYKEVNAPQVLHTSLWETSGHWGWYKENMFAVQSADPDAEDARTFALKPMNCPGHVQIFKHGLKSYRDLPLRLAEFGVVHRYEPSGALHGLMRVRGFTQDDAHVFCTEEQMADECLKINDLILSVYKDFGFDEIVVKLSTRPEKRVGSDEAWDHAEAIMGDVLKQIEAQSGGRVKTDILPGEGAFYGPKFEYTLRDAIGREWQCGTTQVDFNLPERFGAFYVDSDGEKKTPVMIHRAICGSMERFLGILIENYAGHFPLWFAPQQIVVATITSEADAYGQEVADMLKAKGLKVETDFRNEKINYKVREHSLAKVPVIIVCGMREAEERTVNVRRLGSKDQTSMGLDEAIAAFVEEATPPDLK
- a CDS encoding lysophospholipid acyltransferase family protein — its product is MDHAEFSYANPDHHPLKRWTIRAIEGLSGRRKLVDTYEVWKSTIVGTSDFIWNDLLGLINLNVAVADGEWPPENLPDGPLVLIANHPYGIGDGLAILALAEKLNRPFKILINNELLKVPEVRPFSLPVDFEETKDALKTNMATRKEALRLLEGGTTIIVFPGGGVATAAKPFGRAEELPWKTFTARMIRASRATVLPLYFDGQNSWLFHLVSRYSLTLRLALLVREFRRILGKVMTARAGRPIPFETLSGFGDQKEIMDFLQTRVLEMAPADTRKRLLGRRH
- a CDS encoding nitroreductase family protein, translated to MPSSFKGSPETLAFLRGRRSHPAVTMTGPGPSDDEVRDILTIAARVPDHGKLAPWRFILYRPESGARIGAWLVDRYEALNGPLSGEPREKELTRFTRSPLVVGVVSRAAEHPKIPVWEQQLSAGAVCMNLVTAASASGFVSQWLTEWYAFDDDASRYLGARSGERFAGFVHIGTATQHPVERQRPELDDLMTNWTETN
- a CDS encoding flavin reductase family protein translates to MFYETEKNDHGLPHNPFKAIVSPRPIGWISSLDKEGRANLAPYSFFNAVCDTPPIVMFSSSGYKDSVANIDATGEFVCNMASLDLKDAMNQTSAAVSHDISEFDLSGLEMAASRLVKAPRVARAVTALECKHLQTLRLKTVEGNDTDNYVVFGQVVGVHIDDAMIVDGMLDVTLFKPLSRLGYKDYAAVTEVFQMGRPKV
- a CDS encoding transglycosylase SLT domain-containing protein codes for the protein MRVADTASVASRIELAFQSASTSTGTSFDYLVKTAARESSFNPSAKAKTSSATGLFQFIESTWLETMKEAGPKHGLEKYSDHIKRSKSGKFYVSDAKMRREILDLRKDPEISSMMAGALTQKNANYLQNKIGREPTDGELYMAHFLGAHGASKLISATNANPDMRADKMFSAQARANKPIFYERNGKARSMQEVYEVIVSKHDAVTMIAKASGKKDLRTSGELLNVAALPTAKPVVGAPINQNNFDHLAGDPAAAFAMQSKPVPSTQVAAANAAVPQLPDENPLELAEVTVPIPEGRPGQPAATPSAVFLEETVVAAANPSVPQNPREASIKGGGGDFDATTRVLSAFQATETANPFEALFRNDDASAQAEVNPRFASAFAAVEEAALFSALSGTSSQVQAQELALSDQGGPLDLTRFLRLKAEEEQRDLLPPA
- a CDS encoding DUF2336 domain-containing protein, with product MTRHDILNLNNDDARPLDIQAAQDFAERCLAADEGSQERTSMAAALTILLDDPSRAVRKAIAKVLCASPRAPGHVIRCLASDVDEVALPVLSASPILSEVELVDLMAEGSDAVQCAIASRAGLQASVCAAICEVGCEAACRRLLENGSARVLQSSLLRLAQRFEDRPDLCDQLLKTRDLPLVTRFQLLMRLAENLDDHPIVLERIPENRRETFLSDAEDKVVLRLALEAGDDDLTGFVEHLRLSGKLTTRLLLRAVCCGRLRFFAASLANLGQVPLPRLCKLLITVRRSALQAILRKAGLPLRAHQAFLLAIDIARQADADFTYDLPLDEARMLTETLLSEMQDGALGGDEDVVAFLRRFAIDVARLEARLLVKNSGLQVTAAA
- a CDS encoding endonuclease domain-containing protein, encoding MKKQSSLCVSMSVTRSLRRRSTEPEKRLWYRLRDRQLDGRKFRRQVPVDRFVVDFLCHDAKLIVELDGGPHAENIRADLARTEILENCGYRVIRYWNSEILQKLENVLEDILAHLNRRK
- a CDS encoding Hpt domain-containing protein, translating into MTPPTDLRSKVRELSPREAKKFDPVKAAEAALQRLSSHFGNWMENESKDLTSAWEAIRIDGLSEDRLATLYQAAHNIKGQALTLGFPLVGQVAAGFCKLIENIPSPDKLPLELAARYVEAIRAMVMEGAKDEANKTGVELLDTLQDVTDAYLAQFPKKDEEA
- a CDS encoding NAD kinase, with amino-acid sequence MNQSPPLPDAEHYQPVSTERIAFVASDTDEAQKARLELSHRYGNVPAADADVIVALGGDGLMLQTLHRFMGSGKPIYGMNRGSVGFLMNEYRDNDLKERLAKADTTTIRPLEMTATDEDGNNHKALAINEVSLLRQTSQAARLRISVDGRVRLEELICDGIIVATPAGSTAYNLSAHGPILPITAQLLALTPISAFRPRRWRGALLPNWARVDIEILDAAKRPVSASADHTEIRRVTHVTVRESSDTQGVIMFDSDHGWDERILTEMFRY